A stretch of DNA from Cerasicoccus sp. TK19100:
TTCGCAGCTCAGGCATCCCTGGTTTAGCGCAGCAGAACATTGAGGAAGTGGTATTCTTCAATGGCCGGTTCTGGGCGGTGAACATTCAATACGCTTACATCAGCTCGGCGGATGGCGTTAGCTGGACGCAGGAAACACCTTTTCAGGGTGGCTTCGGTGGCTATTCCCGCATGGAAGTCATCAACGGCCAGTTGGTCGTCGCGACTACACAGAATGGCAACAGCGCCAACACCGTTTTTTATACATCTGCCAATGGCCGTGATTTTACTGGACCGACTGCCGGGGTAAACATTGGCGGCACACCAGTTTCGATTGTGGCAGGCAATGGCGTAATCCTCGCGGCCTCCACGGGCGGGCTGGCGATTTCAACGGATGGCGTCACGTTTTCGCGCATAACATCGTCGCTCCCCGCATCCTATCCGCGGGCGATGGTGTTTGACGGCACGAAGTTTATCGCTGCCTGGTATAACAGCTTTCACACGTCAACAGATGGCGTCAGCTGGACGGCCAGCACCGGCCCCGGCGGAGACATGGAGGCCATGGCAGTCAACGGTTCGACGGTAGTCGCTGTGGGGGAGGAGCCCTTTCACTCCACTGACGGCGGTGCCTCCTGGAATGCCACCTCGACTAATGCACTAGGCAGCACGCAAGCTTATGAAGTGGTCGCGGGTAACGGCGTCTTCCTGTTCCAAGCCGACGGCTTGAATACCTTTCGCTCGACCGATGGTGAAACGTTTACCGACATCGGGCTGCAACTGGACGGCATCGGCTACGGCAACGGAATCTTTGCGGCCTATGACCGGGTCAACGACAAGCTGGTGTATTCCGTGGACGGTCTGGAGTGGTTTGACGCCATCGTGGCCGTGGATCCGCTTTACGTTTCCTATGGTAATGTTGTCTTCAACGGCGAAGTCTTTTACAAGAATGGCCTCGTCTCTACCGACGGCATTAACTGGGACTGGGCAGAGGACGTATCGAGCTTTGGCAGTGATGTCCGCCGCGGCGGTAACGGTGAGTTGATCAACTACGGCAGCGGCCCGACCTACCAAATATCTCTGGATAACGGCAAAACCTTCCAAGGGCGTAACCTCAGCAACCAGCAGGCCCACGCCGCTGCTTATGGCAACGGACTCTGGGTCATGGGCTTCAGCAGTGGTTACTACGCATACGGGCCAAGCTTGGATTCGTTGGCCTCCGGTCGCTACAGCGAAGGCGTCGAGACTCCCAGCATTCGCTCCATGAATTTCCTGGGCGACGTCTTTTATGGTTCTTTGGAAGACAATCGCGTGATCCTCTCAACCGACGGCAAAAACTGGGTCCCGAAAACCTTAGGTGCCAATGTGCGCTTGGTGAGCTCCGCGCAGTCCGGCCCATTGGGTATCTTCACGGGGGACGACGCAACGGTCTTCACCGTCGACCTGGGCGGCTCTTTCCTGCGGCCCTTCATCGTCGAGCAACCGGTTGGTGTTGCTGCGGATGAGTTGGATGTCGTCACGTTGACGGCCTCAGTGGGCAATAGTGCTGGTGCCACTTATATTTGGACCAAGGACGGCGTGCCGGTCGCAAACCTCCTCAACGTCTCTGGTGCTGATACCGCCAGCATTACCTTCGACGGCATTCGCGCTGACCAGGCTGGCGACTATCGCCTGATCGTAGTCGGTCCTGATGGTGGTGCGATTACCGAGGTGGCTACCGTGACGGTTGAGCCGCTGGCAGTCTTCACGACTCAACCGCAATCCGCCACGGCAACCGACGGCGGCAGCGTCACTTTTACTTCAGAAGTCGACGACGAAACCGCGACCTTCCAGTGGTATAAAAACGGCGTCGAGCTGCCCGGCGAAACCGATAGCTCGCTTTCGCTCAGCGGCCTGACCACCGCCAGTGCTGGCATCTACACCGTAGTGGCGACGAATGTGATTGGTCCGCAGGAGAGCTTGCCCGCCGCCTTGAGCATCAGCGCCGCCTCGGGACCGACTTTGAATACCAGCTTCATGGCCAACGTGCCGGATGATGCGCCGTTTAATAACACGCGCGACACCATGTATTCCTTTGCTGAGCAAGGGGACAAACTCATCGTTGGCGGCTATTTCCAAGTCACGAGCAGTCCGCGCACCTCCAGCCTGATGCGACTCAATGCAGATGGAACGCGGGACACCAGCTATGTTGGGGCTCAGATTGAATACAGCGGCCTAGGGATCGTTGAGGAGATGTGTTTTGACGATCAAGGCCGCCTTTATATCGGCGGCAGCTATCAGTTTCCCGGTCAGGGCGTGGGCGTCTATGACACGAATGGAAATCTCCTTAAGACATTCAACACGTATTACCGGGTGGTGGATTATAAACTGCTTTCTTACGGCACGCGCATGGTAGTCGTAGCCAATATGTATCAGTTTAACAGCTACTTCGCTCGGGGGGGTATCGCGGAAATTAACACCGAAACACTCACGCACAACACCAGCTTCACTAGCAAGGTGAATACTGCGTTGGGTAATTTCTATCCGCTGGGCGCTGCGATTCAGTCTAACGGTAAACTCGTTTTCTTTGGTTACCATGGCACCAGCAGTAGCAGCCCGATGAAGCTCATGCGCCTCAATACGGACGGCACCAAGGACACCTCGTTTACCGAGTCCACCTTCACCGGTTCAGGAACCCTGGGCGGCTATGAACTGGTGCTCGATGACGACGAGAACATCTTCGTGCTCACCAATAACGTAACGCACGTGGGCGGCGTTGAGGTGGCTTACTCCCGCGTGCAGAAGTTTAGCCCCAATGGCGTGCTCGACCCAACCTTCGGTGCCGCACAAAATGGCGACACGACTTTCTATCGTCAAATGGCTTATGTCGGCGACCGCACCCTCGTATTGGGCTATGATGAGATCACCGCGATCAGCACTGAAGACGGCAGCACGCTTCCGATCAACTTCGGAACCGGCGTGCCATCCGCGCAATACCTCGGCGCGATTCAGGGCATTCAGCGCGTTTCGGACGGCTTCATGGTCGGGGGTAAGTTCTCCAGCTTCGATGGCCAGCCGACCAACGGCATCGCCTACTACCAGATCCCGACCTCGACGGGTCCATCGCTGCCGCTGACCATCGTTCAGCAGCCGGAGAGCGTGGTCGATCGCCTTGGTCAACCTGGCCGCCTGGTGGTTGCTGCGACCGGCTCTGGTCTGCGCTATGAGTGGTATCACGACGGCGTGCTCGTCGACGGTGAGTTCTCCAACCAGCTCCAAACCGATGCGCTGACTGCCGGTGATTCGGGCCTCTACAAGGTCATTGTTTACGACAAGGACGACAACTTTGTGGAGAGTAATGAAGTTAGTGTCAGCATTCCCGACGCGCCGGTTGCCTCAAGCAGCTTTGCCGATTGGGCATTATACAACCTGCCTCCTGGCAGCGATTTCACCCTCGACGGCGACTTGAATAACAACGGTCAACCTGACGGCCTGGACTTCATTTTCGGCTCCGGCGTTCGCCCAACAACGGGCACGCAAACGGGCGCGCAGCTGGGCATCGGTGGCGATGAAGAATACCTGACCTTCAGCGTGCGTCGCCGCCGTGGAGCGACTGGCTTGAACATTTCGCCCAAGGCGGCCCCGACACTAGCGGGATTAGCCAATGGTGGCTCCAATGTGCAGCAGGTGTCCTCCGCGATCGATGGCGAGTTCGAAGTCATTACCTATCGCGCCACGTTCTCCATCGACGCTACGGGTGCGGCCTTCTACATGGTGACCGTCGCCGAAGACTAAACTTTGCGATACAAAGCTTCTCAACGCGCGCCGATAGCCAACTGGTTGTCGGCGCGCTTTTTAGTCGATCAAGTCCCGGACGGCTTGGATAAAGGTGTCGTCCTGGAAGGAGCTCTTGGTCAGGTAGTAGTCGGCTCCGGCTTCGAGGCCTTTGATGCGGTCTTCCTCGCGGTCTTTGTAGGAGACGACGATCACGGGGAGATTTTCCAGGCGGTTGTCGCTGCGGATCTTGGAAACGAACTCATAGCCGTTCATGCGGGGCATGTCGATGTCGCTCACGACGAGGTCGAACTCGCCCAGGCGCACGGCGTTCCAGCCATCGGCACCGTCCACGGCAACCTCGACGGCGTAGCCCGCATTTTCGAGGAGCTGGCGCTCGGTCTCGCGCACGGTGATGGAGTCGTCGACCACCAGAATGCGCTTGCGGTTGGATGCCGCCGCGATTGCTTCGCCACGCTTGGTCTCGAGGCGCGCGCCGCCGGAGAGCAGCTTATCAATCGAGGCAATGAGGTCCTCGACATCGAGGATCAGAATTGGCTCACCGTTCTCCATGAGCGAGGCGGAGCTAACGCCCGGCACCTTGCCCAAACGCCGGTCCAGCGGGCGGACGACCAGGTCGGCTTCGCCAATTAAATTATCCACTTCGATGCCGTAAAGTTGGTTGCGATCATTGACGACCACGATGTCCAGATGCGGCGTGGTGGTGTTGACCGCACCGGCAAAGCCGAGCGCCGAACGCGCGGGTGCCAGGCCGACGTTTTGCCCCTCCAGCTCGAAATATTGGCGGTTTTCGACCATTTTCAGGTCTTTGTAATCCATGCGCAAAGTGCGGGCGATGCGGCTCAGCGGGAAGGCATAGGGCTCGCCGTCGATGTCGGCCAGCAGTGCGCGTATGACGGATCGCGTGATCGGCACCTGCAAATGGAAGGTCGTGCCCGCGCCAACGGCAGTCTTGATCCGCGCCTGCCCGCCGATCTGCTGCATGAGCGTCTGCACGACGTCCAGGCCGACGCCGCGGCCGGAAATTTCCGTAACCTTACCTGCGGTGGAAAAGCCCGGCAGAAAAAGAAACTCCAGCACTTCGTCCTCACTCATTTGGGCGACCATCTCGTCGGTCGCAAACTGCTTTTCAACGACCTTCTTGCGGAGCTTATCCACGTCGATCCCGCGACCGTCGTCCTTGACTTCGACGACGAGCATGCCGGCGCTGTGGCGGGCACTGAGAATGAGTGAGCCGGTGGCATCCTTGCCGGTGGCGGTGCGGTCTTCCGGCATTTCGAGGCCGTGGTCGCAGGCGTTGCGGAGGATGTGGTTGAGCGGCGCTTCGAGGCGCTCCAGGATGTCGCGGTCGACCGGTGTTTCCTTGCCCTCGATGTCGAAGCGGACCTGCTTGCCCAGCGTGCGCGCGACATCGCGGACCATACGCGGGAAGCCCTGCACGCCGTCGTTAAACGGGCGCATCCGGCTGGCCAGCACCTCGCGGTATAGCCGGTCGGAGAGCAGGGTGTTGCGGCGGGCAAAGGCGTCAAAATGCTCCAACTGCTCACGGACAAGCGTCAGCGCCCGCTCGGCGGATTGGCGGACTTGCTCGAAGTGAACGCGGGACTCCGGCTCCAGCTCGATGCGGTCCAGGATGCGGTCACTGCTGTTGATTCGGCTGCTCAGCTCACTCTGCGCTTCCTTGAGGCGGAGCAGGGTGTCGCGGAAATTTTCCAACTGCCCGGTTTCGACGACGGTTTCCGCCGCGAGGCCCATGAGGCGGTTGAGGCTGTCGGCGGACACGCGGACTACGCTGTCGGCCTTTTTCTCGTTGGTGGTGGCGGCGGGGGCTGGCTTGGCGCGTTCGCGGCGGGCGGGCTTGGTGGAAGGTGCTTTGGCGGGCTCGGCCGATTTCTCCGGCTCGGGCGTCGGCTCCAGTGCGGCGGGCGCGGGTTCCGGTTCAGGCTCCGGCGCGGCGCTAAGGAGGGTTTCTCCGGCCAGCGTGCGCTGCAGGTCGTCCATGATCGACGAATAATCCTCAGCATGCTGCTCGGGCCAGTCAGCGAGTTCGGCATCGGGGGCGGCGGAAAATTGCCGCAGGTAATCGGCGGCCCGGTCGAAGTTGGCCACGTGCTCAGGCGCGAGCTTGATGTCGCCGCGGATCGCAGCGTTAAAGGAATCTTCGACGAGCTTGGCCATCTCGACGGCGGCCATGAGGCCCACGATGCGGGCGGCACCTTTCATCGAGTGGGCGGCGCGCATCAGCGGCTCCATTGCCTTTTCGTCGGCGGAAGCGGGGTCGAAATCTTTCAGCGCGTCCTTCAGCGCGCCAACTTGCTGCTCGGCCTCCATGCGGTAGAGGTCGATCATGGAAAGGTCGGGCGTTTGCTTGGGCGGCTTGATGGTGCGGGCCGGCTTGGCCGGGGCCTTCGCTTGTGCTGGCGGGGTGGCTGTTTTGGCTGGCTCCGGCGTGGGTTCGGCTTGGGGCGGAGCTTCGGGAATGCCGCCCGCGGCCTGGATTTGGGCGAGGCCCTTGCAAACTTCATCCGCCCAGGCAGCATTATCCTTGAGCCATGGGCCCATCTTCTCCTCGGACTGCTTTCCGGATTCGACGAGGATATCGACGGCGTTAAAGAGCCAGTCGAGCTGATCCGAGCCGAGCGTCACCTCGCCCTTGCCCGCGGCGACCATGAGGTCTTCCAAGTTGTGCGCGACCTTGCCCACCATGTCGAGGCCCACGATTCGCGCGGCCCCCTTGAGCGAGTGCGCGGCGCGCATGAGGCCGTCGATGTCCGCCGAGGCTGGATCGGATTCCCACGCCACGAGCCCTTCATTGAGCGCAGCGCCCTGCGTTTCGACCTCCTGCTGGTACAGGTCGAGCATCGGGAAACTATCGGGGACGTCGCTCACAGGTATTGCTTTTTGAGGCTGTGGAAAATGAGTTCGTGGTCGAGGAGGCCGACTTTCTGTTCGCGCAAAATGAAGAGGCCGCGGGTAAAGGTGGCCATGGCTTTGCTCACCGTCACAGGGGATTCCTGCAGCAGGCATTTCTCCAACGCATGGACGCCATAGGCCTCGTCGGCGCGGAAGACAAACGGCCCGTCCGGCCCCTGGATCACGATCATGCGCGGGTGCACGCGGCGGGAAAGAATGGTTTCGTCGCCACTTTTTTCCAGCGAAAGCAAGGCGTGCAGGGAGACGCAAAGCTGCAGCTCGCCACGGACATTGACGAGGCCGCGCAGGACGTCGTTGGTGCGCTGCGGAATGCGGTGGATCGTGGCATCGGCGGTGATCTCCTTGACGATGGAGGCCTCCAGCGCGAGCCATTCGTCGAACAGGCGGAAGACCAGCACGCCCTGGGTTTCGCGTTCGTGCTCGTCCTCTTTTTCGCGCAGGCGGTTCTGCCAATCGGCGAGGTAGCCTTCCGGCGGTTCGCGGTCGAGGAGGCGCAGCATGGCTTCGCGGTCCTGATTCACCATTTCGAAATCTTCGTCGCTCATGCCTTCACCTCCTTGGCGTTTTCAGCGTTGCGGGCGCGCTTGCGCAGGCGTTCGGCCCCGGCGGAGTCGCCCCGGCGTTCGGCCAGCAGAGCCAGGTGAAACAGCGACTGAGCGTGGCGCGCATCCAGATAGACCGCGCGGCGCAGCAGGGGCTCGGCTTTTTTATAATCGCGCAAGCCTATGTAAATTTCCCCCAGTGTGCAGAAGGCCTCAGCGGAAGGCGGCGTTTGGTTAATCAGCTCACTGGCGATTTTTTCGGCCTCGTTTAGCCGTCCGCCATTCGCCAACTCCCGTGCCTCGGCCCAGAGTTGTTCCGCGCTGGGCTTGGTCGCCTCGGTCGGTTTGCTGACGACCAGTGCCTGCTTGCGTGGAAGCGGTTTGGCGATGCGCGTGTTTTTCTTAATGGCGGGCAGGGGGACTTTGGGCGCGGGTTCGTTGGCGGCTTCGCGGCGCTCAAAGCAAAAGGCCCCCGCCGGGCCAACGGGTTTCATGGCCTGCGTAATCGTGCCCAGGGCATCGGCGTGGCCGGAGAAAATGAGGCCGTCTGGCTCGAGGCCGCGCATTAGGCCGGCTACGGCGCGCGCACGGGAATCGCTGCAAAAATAGATCAGCACATTACGGCAGAAAATCGCGTGAAAGGGGCGTTCGCCCATCAGGAAATCAGGCGCGAGCAAATTGCGCTGGCGGAAGGTGACGTGCTCGCGGACCTCGTCGATCACGCGGCGTTTGCCGTCTTCGGCGTCGCGAAAATAGGCGTGATAGGGCTCCGCCGTGTTGCCCCGGAAGGCCATGGGGCGAAAGACGCCTTGTTGTGCTTCTTGGAGAAAGCGGTTGCTCAAGTCGCCGGCTTCCACGTGGAAACTATGGGGCGCAAAGCCGGAGTGGAGCAGCGAAATGGCGATCGAGTAGGGCTCCTGTCCAGTGGCGCAGGGCACGCTGAGGATGCGCAGCTGCTCGCCGGGGTGCTTAGGCCGCCAGACCTTGCGGGCCCATTCGGTCAGGAAATCGAAGGGTTTGCCGTCACGGAAAAACCACGACTCGGGCACAAGCAGCTCGTCGGCAAAGGCGAGAAATTCTTCCTGAGAGCGCAGCAGGTGCGAGAAATACTCCTCCAGATCGAAGACACCGCTGGCCTCCATGCGCCGCCGCACGACGCTGTTCAAGCTGCCCCCGCGAAAGACGCTTTCGTCGAGGCCAAACTTTTCGCGCAAGTCGCGCGTGATGCGGAGCGGCAGTTTCACGGAGCGGGCGTTGAGTCGTTGTTAAAGAGCAGGTCGCGGACCTCGGCTGAAAGGATGTCGGTGGGCTCGACGCATTGCACGATTTCGCCGTCTTCAGTTGTGAAGATGCGGCCCAGGTATTTGGCATCGGGTGGGTTCACGCCGCCGTCGGACAAGAAATTATCCGGCACTTCGAGGGTCTCGGTGACGCGCTCCGCCCAAAGGCCGAGCAGCGCGGTGCCGCCGCTTTTCTTCGGGTAGGAAATGAGCAAATAGCGTGCGCTGAGGCCAGGCTTGGTCGGCTGCTTCAAGATTAGCTGGCCGAGGTCGATCACGGGCACGATTTGGCCGCGATACTCGAAGCGACCGCGAATGTAATCCGGCGCGCCTGGCGTCGGCTTGAGTGGCAGGGCGGGGATGACGATTTCGACGCGTTCGGCGTCGATGGCGAAACTCTGGTCGCCCAAATGGAACATGACGGTGAGCATTGCCTACTTTTTGTCGTCCTTTCTGGGCGGGAATGGTGCGCGGGTGGGGAAGGGCGCATTGGTTGGCAGCTTTTTCTTGGCGGGGATTTTTATCTCCGGCTGCGGGGCCCTCTTTTCCGGTGCGGGCTGGGGCTGGCCACCGGCGCGCATGGGGAAGGGCATGTTGGTCATGCCGGTCGAGGCCTTGTCTTTCACCTTGAAGCGGGATACCTCGCGGCGCAGGCCGTTGACCGCGGCGTGCAGGGCGCGGGTGGCTTCGTCAAATTCCTTGAGGGACTCCGCGGTGCGGGCCGCACCATCGCGCAGGGTCGTCATGGCCTCGCTGATCTGCTGGGCACCCTGAGTCTGCGCTTCCATACCCTCGCTGACGGAGGCAAAGCGCGGGGTGACGGTCTGCACGCCGGTAATGATCTCATCCAGTCGCTCGCCCAGTTCGCCCACCTCGGTTACGCCGTTGCGGACGGATTCGTTGAACTTGTCCATTTCCATGACGCCCGAGCTAACGGCGGCCTGCATCTCGTTGACCATGCTGTCGATGTTGACGGTGGCGTTGGCGGTCTGATGGGCGAGGCGGCGGATTTCGCGCGCGACGACGGAGAAGCCCTGGCCGTGCTCGCCGGCTTTTTCCGCTTCGATCGCGGCATTGAGCGAGAGCAGGTTGGTCTGCTCGGAGACTTTGCCGATGGTCGTGACGACCTTGGTAATGTTATTCGCCTTCTCGCTGATTACGGCGAGCTTGGCCGCGATGGAGCTCGTGGCCGAGGAAAGGTTGTCCATTGAGGCGGACATGTCCATGAGCTGGCGGCGGCCGTCCTCGGCGATCGAGCCGGTCTCATTGGCTGAGCTGGCCACATCGCGCATGGTGTCGAGCAGTTCGCGGGAGGTGGCGGAAATCTGGTTTACCGCTGAGGCGATTTGCTGAGTGGAGGCACCGAAATCCTGAATCGCCACTTCCTGGCTTTTCGAGGCACCGCTGATGCGGGTGGCGGTGGAGACGAGCTGGATGGTGGAATTTTTAACCTGAAGCAGGAGGTTGTTCAGGTTTTCGACCATGAGCTCGATGGCCTTCAGGAGTTGGCCGGTCTCGTCGTTGGTGACGATTTCCACCTCGTGCGTCAGGTTGCCATCGGCGACGGCTTGGGCGAGGTCATTGGCGTGCTTGATCCGCGCGCTGAAGCGGTTGGCGAAAATCACAATAATGAGCAGCACGGTCATGATGCCAATGAGGCCTACGATGATTGCGCGCTCAATGTCTCCCCAGGTGGGCCCGGTAATGACGCTTTCGGGCACGGTCATGGCGATGCGCCAGCCGCCGGTTGGGATGTAGGCGCTGGCCAGGTAGGACTCCTCGCCGCTTAGCGGGTCTTCGAAAAGCATGGGGGGGCTGTTCTGGCGCGTTTGTGAAATGCGGTCGAAGAGTGTTCGGTAAACTTGGTCGACACCGTCATCTTGCAGGCGAACGCCGCGCTCGGGGTTAAACTCCAGCTTGCCATCGGGGCTTTTTTCAAAGAGGTCGAGCATCACACGGCCGGGGCCGCCATCATTGCGCTGCACGTAAAAGCGGTCAATTGGCATGGTGCGATACTCATCGCCGAGGGTGGTGGCGATGATGCGGCCGCGGCTGCTGATCAGGTAGAGCTGCGCGCGGGGGTAGGGCTTGAGGCCCTGCAGGGTGTCGCTCAGCGTGTCGAGGGCGCGGTCGACGCCGGTTACGCCCTGGAAGCGCCCGTTGATGACGATGGGCGACATCTGTTCGACGATCAAATTGAGGTCGTTGTAAATGTAGGGCTCGGTGACGAGGTAGCGCAGGTCGGAATCCTGGCTGAGCGCCTGCCGCACGCCGCGATAGTAGAGGCTGCTCTCCATGTCCACGAGCACCTCGGACTTGATGCGGCCGCCGTCGGTGAGGTCGCGGAAAATGTAGGGAATGAACCGGCCGTCTTCGCTGACCCAGTCGGGTGGGCTGTCAAAGCTGGCGAGAAATTCAGCATCTTGCCCGTCGGCGTTGGGCTCGTAGCCAATGGACACGCCGACGAATTCCGGGTTGGCCTCCAGAATGCGGCGCAGCAGGGAGACCGACTCCTTGCGCAGGCCGAACATACCGCTTTCCTGGGCATCGGCGATGGTGCGCGAGACGGTGACGGCTTCGAGGTTGTCCTGTTCGATGCGCAGGGCGATTTTGATGAGGTCGTCGCTCATCAGCTCCTGGTCTTTCTCGAGCATGCGGGTGTGGCCGCGGTAAATGTTATACACCGCCACACTGCCGGCCGTTAGGATAACCGGCAGCAGCACGTAAACGAGTATCTTCGTGCGTAGGCTCATGATGATGGTTGGTTGGGTGCCGGGACATCGCCCGCGTCTTCATCGGTTTTAAAACGGGCAATGCCGCCATTGACGGCGGTCACCGCAAGATTGAGTTTCGTCGCCGCGTCCTGGAAGCCTTCCAGTGCATTTTTCGTCTGCAAGGCGGCGGCGTTGAGTGAGGCGACGGCTTCGGAAATTTGCTCGGCGCCGCTGGTCTGCGCTTCCATGCCTTCCTGCACGGATTCAAAACGCGGCGTGAGCGCCTCGACATCGGTGATGATGTGCTCCATCTGGCCACTGAGGCGGTTGACGGTGTCCACCCCGGCGCGGACGGCTTCGTTAAACTTGTCCATCTCCATGACGCCTGCGCTGACGCTGGATTGCATCTCTTTGACCATTTGCTCGATGTCCAGCGTGGCGACGGCGGTCTGGTCGGCCAGGCGACGGATTTCGCGCGCGACCACCGCAAAGCCCAAGCCGAACTCGCCGGCTTTCTCGGCCTCGATTGCGGCGTTGAGCGAGAGCAGATTGGTCTGGTCGGCCACCTTGGCAATCGTGGTGACGACGTTAT
This window harbors:
- a CDS encoding methyl-accepting chemotaxis protein, yielding MSLRTKILVYVLLPVILTAGSVAVYNIYRGHTRMLEKDQELMSDDLIKIALRIEQDNLEAVTVSRTIADAQESGMFGLRKESVSLLRRILEANPEFVGVSIGYEPNADGQDAEFLASFDSPPDWVSEDGRFIPYIFRDLTDGGRIKSEVLVDMESSLYYRGVRQALSQDSDLRYLVTEPYIYNDLNLIVEQMSPIVINGRFQGVTGVDRALDTLSDTLQGLKPYPRAQLYLISSRGRIIATTLGDEYRTMPIDRFYVQRNDGGPGRVMLDLFEKSPDGKLEFNPERGVRLQDDGVDQVYRTLFDRISQTRQNSPPMLFEDPLSGEESYLASAYIPTGGWRIAMTVPESVITGPTWGDIERAIIVGLIGIMTVLLIIVIFANRFSARIKHANDLAQAVADGNLTHEVEIVTNDETGQLLKAIELMVENLNNLLLQVKNSTIQLVSTATRISGASKSQEVAIQDFGASTQQIASAVNQISATSRELLDTMRDVASSANETGSIAEDGRRQLMDMSASMDNLSSATSSIAAKLAVISEKANNITKVVTTIGKVSEQTNLLSLNAAIEAEKAGEHGQGFSVVAREIRRLAHQTANATVNIDSMVNEMQAAVSSGVMEMDKFNESVRNGVTEVGELGERLDEIITGVQTVTPRFASVSEGMEAQTQGAQQISEAMTTLRDGAARTAESLKEFDEATRALHAAVNGLRREVSRFKVKDKASTGMTNMPFPMRAGGQPQPAPEKRAPQPEIKIPAKKKLPTNAPFPTRAPFPPRKDDKK